CTCACGGCCTCGTCCACACCGCAGCCCGACCGAGGCGGACCGTGGTCACGACGGGCGATTCTCCGGGCAGTTGACGTAGTGCTCGATGATCTCCTCCAGCAGCTCGTCTCGCTCGACGGTGCGGATGAGGCTGCGCGCGTTGCGGTGGCTGGTGATGTAGGTGGGGTCTCCCGACAGCAGGTACCCCACCAGCTGGCTGGTGGGGTGATAGCCCTTCTCCACCAGGGCCTGGTAGACCTGGCGCAGTACACGGGCCGCCCGGCGCGGGCCGGGCTCCTCCACCCGAAACCGGACGGTGGCCTGGTCGTCGAGCCCCTTGCGCTCCGGATGCGGCGTCGGGTTGGCCTCTCGCACCGCGCTCACCCTTACCTCCGAGACCGACTCGGCCGCGCCCGGCGGCCCGCCCCACACTACGACGCCTGCAGCAGCATCTCCCGCGCCCGACGTGCCGCCGCCGCCAGCGCCTCGTCGATCTTCGCCGGGTCCCGCGCGCCCGCCTGCGCCATCTCCGGCCGCCCGCCCCCGTCACCGCCGGCCGCGCGGGCGGCCACGCGCAC
This genomic interval from Limnochorda sp. LNt contains the following:
- a CDS encoding IreB family regulatory phosphoprotein, which codes for MREANPTPHPERKGLDDQATVRFRVEEPGPRRAARVLRQVYQALVEKGYHPTSQLVGYLLSGDPTYITSHRNARSLIRTVERDELLEEIIEHYVNCPENRPS